GAGAACAGTGCAGAGCGTGAAGAGCTTCTGGCTAACCTTGAGGAAGGTTCAGAGCTTAAAGGTATCGTTAAGAACCTTACTGATTACGGTGCATTCGTTGATTTGGGTGGTGTTGATGGTCTTCTACATATCACAGATATGGCGTGGAAGCGTATTAAGCACCCAAGTGAAGTGGTACAAGTAGGCGACGAAATCGACGTTAAAGTATTGAAGTTTGACCGTGAGCGTAACCGCGTATCGCTAGGTATCAAGCAACTTGGTTCTGATCCTTGGGTTGATATCAACGATCGTTACCCTGAAGGTGCTCGTCTACAAGGTCGCGTAACTAACCTTACTGATTATGGTTGTTTCGTTGAAATTGAAGACGGCGTTGAAGGTCTTGTACACGTTTCTGAAATGGATTGGACTAACAAAAACATTCACCCATCTAAAGTGGTTAACTTGGGTGATGAAGTTGAAGTTATGGTTCTCGATATTGATGAAGAGCGTCGTCGTATTTCTCTTGGTATTAAGCAGTGTGTGCCTAACCCTTGGAACGAATTTGCAGCGACTCACAACAAGAACGACAAAGTTTCAGGCAAAATCAAGTCAATCACTGACTTCGGTATCTTTATCGGTCTAGACGGCGGTATTGACGGTCTTGTACACCTTTCTGACATTTCTTGGACGGTATCTGGCGAAGAAGCCGTACGTGACTTCAAGAAAGGCGATGAAGTTGAAGCGGTTGTATTATCTGTAGACGCTGAGCGTGAACGTATCTCACTTGGTATCAAGCAAGTTGATTCAGATCCATTTGCTGAGTACTTAAGCGAGCATCCGAAAGGTTCTGTGGTTAAAGGCAAAATCATCGATGTTGACGCTAAAGGCGCAACGGTTGAGCTAGCTGAGAATATCGAAGGTTACGTTCGTGCTTCTGATATCGCTCCTGAGCGTATCGAAGATGCGAGCAAGCACTTGAGTGTTGGCGACGATATCGAAGCTAAATTCGTTGGCGTAGACAAGAAAAACCGTAATTTGACTTTGTCTATCAAAGCGAAAGACGCAGCTGAAGAAGCAGAAGCAATTAAAGAGTTCAGCAATGAGCAAGGCTCTAACTCTCCTGCGACTCTAGGTGATTTATTGAAAGAACAGTTAGGTGACGACGAGTAATTCACCACTGATTTTTCTTAAAATCATAAAAGCCCGGCATCAGCTGGGCTTTTTTTTGCTTTCCTGAAAGATGCAAATTTGTAAAAAATACCATATAATTAAAATAGTTAGATGATTTTTGCACCGAAATACTCCATACTATTGGGTATTCATTCAAATGGAGGTCTAGGCCAATGACAAAATCACAATTGATTGAGTGTCTAGTGGATAAAAATCCTCAGTTATCGGTTCGCGACGTAGAGCTTGTTGTTAAGTCGCTGATTGATCAAATGTCAGATACCTTGTCTGATGGTGGTCGAATCGAAATTCGTGGCTTTGGTAGCTTCTCGTTACACTACAGAGCGCCGCGTGTGGGCAGAAACCCAAAAACAGGTGAATCTGTCACTTTGCAGGGCAAGCATGTTCCACACTTCAAACCTGGTAAAGAGCTGCGTGAAAGAGTTGATGATGGGAAGGATCAACCGATTAAGCCTTAGCCATTCACTCTAGCTGCTTGTGGTGCTGATTGAAGGGCACTAACAGGCACCTGAAATATCTTGGAGCAAGTTTGCGTAAAATTATCGCCATCATCTTATTTGTGGTTGTGTTGATTATAAGCACTGTCTTTGCACTGAATAATAACCAAGAGACTGCTGTTAATTACCTATTTGGCAGCACAAACCTATCCCTTTCAATGATTGTGTTTTGGTCGGGGTTATCGGGGCTCGCTCTGGGGATTTTAGGCATGCTTATTGCGGTGTATAAGTATCGTCACCGCGTCAGTAGACAAAAAAAGCAAATAGCCAAACTAGAAAAAGAACTCAACCACCTTCGACAACAGCCTGTATCGAGCAAGGACCCTTTTTAAATGGAACAGTGGCTTCTCTATGGGGTCTTATCGCTTTTACCCCTAGCGGCTTTATCAGGTTTCTTAATGGGGCGGAAGCATCGAAAAGGCAAGCAGGATAGCAGCTTATCAAGCAATTATATCAAGGGATTAAACTACTTACTGAATGAACAGCCAGATAAAGCGGTAGATACTTTCATTGATCTACTAACAGTAGATACCGATACCGTCGAAACTCACCTCGCGTTAGGTAACTTATTCCGCAAACGTGGTGAAGTGGATCGCTCCATACGATTGCACCAAAATCTTATCGCTCGGCCACAGTTATCTTCGGAAGACCGCAACACCGCCTTATTTCAGCTTGGGCTGGATTACAATGCTGTTGGCATGTATGACCGCTCAGAAAAGCTGTTTAAAGAGCTTTTAGCGGATCCTGTGCATAAGAACGAGTCTTTAGTCCAACTTCTCAATATTCACCAGCTAACCCGCGATTGGGATGATGCTGCGAAGGTCGCTGAAGAATTACAATCGAGCCTGGGGGTAGAGCAGAGTAAGCCTATTGCCCACTTTTATTGTGAGTTAGCACAGCAAAATAGACAAGAAGGCGATGTTAAGTCTGCGCTCTCCAATGTTAAGAAAGCGCTTGCGATTAATCCAGACTCTGTACGAGCAAGTT
The Kangiella marina DNA segment above includes these coding regions:
- a CDS encoding LapA family protein — protein: MRKIIAIILFVVVLIISTVFALNNNQETAVNYLFGSTNLSLSMIVFWSGLSGLALGILGMLIAVYKYRHRVSRQKKQIAKLEKELNHLRQQPVSSKDPF
- the lapB gene encoding lipopolysaccharide assembly protein LapB — protein: MEQWLLYGVLSLLPLAALSGFLMGRKHRKGKQDSSLSSNYIKGLNYLLNEQPDKAVDTFIDLLTVDTDTVETHLALGNLFRKRGEVDRSIRLHQNLIARPQLSSEDRNTALFQLGLDYNAVGMYDRSEKLFKELLADPVHKNESLVQLLNIHQLTRDWDDAAKVAEELQSSLGVEQSKPIAHFYCELAQQNRQEGDVKSALSNVKKALAINPDSVRASLLQGDIHLQQENYKQAIKSYQRILQQDIAFLPEALPKIADAYDNSKDKTGYKAFLDKSLERGAGVSVLVELSKIVQDDKNDRAAAALIGDFLQERPSLKGLQRLIALHIEHAQDSAKPSLELLDGIVEKLISRKPRYACHNCGFEAKAIYWQCPSCKEWSSVKPIKGIEGE
- the rpsA gene encoding 30S ribosomal protein S1, yielding MSENFAELFEQSLQNVEMRPGAIITGTVVDIDNEVVVVNAGLKSEGVIPRSQFMSDKGELEVNVGDEVEVALDAVEDGFGETRLSRERAKRFAAWGVLEAAHEAEETITGVITGKVKGGFTVEVQSIRAFLPGSLVDVRPVRDTSHLEGVDLEFKVIKLDQKRNNVVVSRRAVIESENSAEREELLANLEEGSELKGIVKNLTDYGAFVDLGGVDGLLHITDMAWKRIKHPSEVVQVGDEIDVKVLKFDRERNRVSLGIKQLGSDPWVDINDRYPEGARLQGRVTNLTDYGCFVEIEDGVEGLVHVSEMDWTNKNIHPSKVVNLGDEVEVMVLDIDEERRRISLGIKQCVPNPWNEFAATHNKNDKVSGKIKSITDFGIFIGLDGGIDGLVHLSDISWTVSGEEAVRDFKKGDEVEAVVLSVDAERERISLGIKQVDSDPFAEYLSEHPKGSVVKGKIIDVDAKGATVELAENIEGYVRASDIAPERIEDASKHLSVGDDIEAKFVGVDKKNRNLTLSIKAKDAAEEAEAIKEFSNEQGSNSPATLGDLLKEQLGDDE
- a CDS encoding integration host factor subunit beta, translated to MTKSQLIECLVDKNPQLSVRDVELVVKSLIDQMSDTLSDGGRIEIRGFGSFSLHYRAPRVGRNPKTGESVTLQGKHVPHFKPGKELRERVDDGKDQPIKP